A single Candidatus Diapherotrites archaeon DNA region contains:
- a CDS encoding glycosyltransferase family A protein, translating into MKKWPNLSIVIATYNNIKTLEKVISAMLNLEYPSQYEVIVVDDGSTDNTKNIIREKYGKNKKIKLISLPHAGVCKARNAGINASKNEIIINMDHDCIPIKTWALDLVKDFNSKEIGVVSSYGYYGGTSTAFKRDLLKKVGGYDEEYKYYREDTDLSFKIMELGYKFKLVNAKYEHDHKAVKPKGLIGLTKYVLQRLKYHTNDALLYKKHPNELCKKFLHVKGGFFVNPLEDFRVATGLWNEKGNFNLSSPRGITFIENKSPLHALMIVLGGTLYVILVKTARLYGSIKFGKLLV; encoded by the coding sequence GTGAAAAAATGGCCTAATCTAAGTATAGTTATAGCAACTTATAATAACATAAAAACATTAGAAAAGGTAATCAGTGCAATGTTAAACCTTGAATACCCTTCCCAGTACGAAGTAATTGTGGTTGATGACGGAAGCACAGATAACACAAAAAATATTATCAGAGAAAAATACGGGAAAAACAAAAAAATAAAATTAATTAGTTTGCCGCATGCCGGTGTTTGTAAGGCCAGAAATGCAGGAATAAACGCCTCAAAAAATGAGATAATAATCAACATGGATCATGATTGCATACCAATAAAGACGTGGGCTTTAGATCTTGTAAAAGATTTTAATTCTAAAGAAATAGGTGTAGTAAGCTCGTACGGTTATTACGGTGGAACTTCAACTGCCTTTAAAAGAGATTTACTAAAAAAAGTGGGTGGTTATGATGAGGAATACAAATATTACAGGGAAGACACTGACTTGAGTTTCAAGATAATGGAATTGGGCTATAAATTTAAGTTAGTGAATGCAAAATATGAACATGACCACAAGGCAGTTAAACCAAAAGGGTTAATTGGCTTAACAAAATATGTACTGCAAAGACTTAAATACCACACAAACGATGCGCTTTTATACAAAAAACACCCGAATGAACTGTGTAAAAAATTCTTACATGTAAAGGGAGGTTTTTTTGTTAATCCACTGGAAGATTTTAGGGTTGCAACAGGCCTCTGGAATGAAAAAGGCAATTTCAACTTAAGTAGCCCCAGAGGAATTACTTTTATTGAAAATAAAAGCCCTTTGCACGCTTTAATGATAGTTTTGGGCGGAACCCTTTACGTAATATTAGTAAAAACCGCAAGGCTTTATGGCAGCATAAAATTCGGAAAACTTTTGGTGTAG
- the pssE gene encoding PssE/Cps14G family polysaccharide biosynthesis glycosyltransferase produces MGRPREILQKISSWGANILIFVSVGTHTQQFNRLLKEIDKLKEQTVLKEKIFAQTGFSKYKPKNFQYKKFISPKEFNILIKKADLFITHGGAGSIGAALQLNKKIIIVPRLKKFYEHTNDHQLELAKKLEEEGKAIAVLRINDLKDAIKKIKFFNPKREEKGGKIIKLIEGFLSEKMA; encoded by the coding sequence ATGGGAAGGCCTAGAGAAATTTTACAAAAAATCAGTTCTTGGGGGGCCAATATTTTGATTTTTGTTAGTGTTGGAACCCACACGCAACAATTCAATCGATTATTAAAAGAGATTGATAAATTAAAAGAACAAACGGTATTAAAAGAAAAAATTTTCGCGCAAACAGGGTTTTCCAAGTATAAACCAAAAAATTTTCAATATAAAAAATTTATTAGCCCAAAAGAATTTAATATTTTAATAAAAAAAGCTGATCTCTTTATTACCCATGGCGGAGCCGGTTCAATTGGGGCAGCTCTTCAATTAAACAAAAAAATTATTATTGTTCCAAGATTAAAAAAATTTTATGAACATACAAACGACCACCAGTTGGAACTAGCAAAAAAGCTTGAAGAAGAAGGCAAAGCAATCGCAGTTCTAAGAATTAATGACCTCAAAGATGCCATAAAGAAGATAAAATTTTTTAATCCTAAAAGAGAAGAAAAGGGCGGGAAAATTATTAAGTTGATAGAGGGGTTTTTAAGTGAAAAAATGGCCTAA
- a CDS encoding methyltransferase domain-containing protein, translated as MQTRVDLILSYTKGKILDVGYVCGTLHQQLIKKVRKRNIYGLDTETKKENNYYKKGNAEKMPYANKSFNTVVSGELIEHLKHPEKFIKESYRVLKKNGVLIITTPNKYSLINIITKSYNAKLHFNLFGKRELIKIIERNGFKVLKFQCFPYTEESNYGSKHKKLFFLRELIHPLLPQPLQEEMVVIAIK; from the coding sequence ATGCAGACAAGGGTTGATTTAATTTTATCTTACACAAAAGGCAAAATTCTTGATGTGGGTTATGTGTGCGGCACCCTACACCAGCAACTCATAAAAAAAGTTAGAAAAAGAAATATTTACGGTCTTGATACAGAAACAAAAAAAGAAAACAATTATTACAAAAAAGGTAATGCCGAGAAAATGCCTTATGCCAATAAAAGTTTTAATACTGTTGTAAGCGGGGAACTGATTGAACACTTAAAGCACCCTGAAAAATTTATTAAAGAGAGTTATCGAGTTCTAAAAAAAAACGGCGTACTAATTATCACAACCCCAAACAAGTACAGTCTAATTAACATTATAACCAAATCTTACAATGCAAAACTTCATTTCAATTTATTTGGGAAAAGAGAATTAATTAAAATAATAGAAAGAAATGGGTTTAAAGTACTAAAATTTCAATGTTTTCCATACACTGAAGAAAGTAATTATGGAAGTAAACACAAAAAACTATTTTTTTTAAGAGAGTTAATTCATCCCTTGCTTCCCCAACCACTTCAAGAGGAGATGGTTGTCATTGCAATTAAATAA
- a CDS encoding sugar phosphate nucleotidyltransferase yields MKGVILAGGTGTRLMPLTKVTNKHLLPIYDKPMIYYPLEALKSAGITDIMVVTGTYHAGAIFSLLGSGKNFGVKFTYRVQDDSGGIPSAIALAEDFVDKDKFVSINGDNIIFESLKPFVKEFEKGKEEARIMLYEGTKEEAKKSGVAVIEGENVIKLIEKPEEPPSNLISIGIYMYTHEVFNIIRKLKPSSRGETEITEVNSEYIKRGTLKASKLKGKWLDAGDFNDLLHANIKTKELLEKK; encoded by the coding sequence ATGAAAGGGGTAATTTTAGCAGGAGGTACAGGCACAAGGCTTATGCCTTTAACAAAGGTTACAAACAAGCACCTGCTTCCAATATACGACAAGCCAATGATTTACTATCCATTAGAGGCATTAAAAAGCGCAGGCATAACAGACATAATGGTTGTAACAGGCACATACCATGCAGGCGCAATATTCTCTCTTCTTGGTTCAGGAAAAAATTTTGGGGTGAAATTCACTTACAGGGTGCAAGATGATTCCGGGGGCATTCCAAGCGCAATTGCATTAGCAGAAGATTTTGTGGACAAAGACAAATTTGTCTCAATCAACGGAGACAACATAATATTTGAGTCGCTCAAGCCTTTTGTCAAGGAATTCGAGAAAGGCAAGGAGGAAGCAAGGATAATGCTCTATGAGGGCACAAAAGAGGAAGCAAAAAAATCAGGCGTTGCAGTAATAGAAGGAGAAAACGTAATAAAATTAATAGAAAAGCCAGAAGAGCCCCCAAGCAATCTGATTTCAATTGGAATTTACATGTACACACACGAAGTATTTAACATAATAAGAAAATTGAAGCCCAGCTCCAGAGGAGAAACAGAAATAACAGAAGTAAACAGCGAATACATAAAAAGGGGGACATTGAAAGCAAGCAAACTCAAAGGCAAATGGCTTGATGCAGGAGACTTTAATGACCTGCTTCACGCAAACATTAAAACAAAAGAGTTACTTGAGAAAAAATGA
- a CDS encoding NAD-dependent epimerase/dehydratase family protein, whose product MSQEKILVTGSSGFLGRWIVPLLEEKGKEVYGMEKNAMEKSERLFEADITNFAEAQKIVGKIKPDYCVHLAAYARVSLAEKNALECFETNVKGTWNVLEACRKNKVKGFVLASTTKVYGQQKGEIISEEACLNPAKVYATTKACAETITRNYFYDFGIPTVSLRNSNVYGPKDYNFSRLVPGTIKSVLKKKNPTINGDGTTLRDFIFAKDTAEAFACAIEKIQEIGGHSFNIASGSQQKIIDITKKIIDLMGSKAEIEFNRKAEKEETEKNVSIKKAKKILGWKPKTPFEKGIRETIKWYEKNP is encoded by the coding sequence ATGTCTCAGGAAAAAATCCTTGTAACAGGAAGCAGCGGATTCCTCGGGAGATGGATTGTGCCATTGCTTGAGGAAAAAGGAAAAGAGGTTTACGGCATGGAAAAAAATGCAATGGAGAAAAGTGAACGCTTATTTGAGGCTGACATCACGAATTTTGCTGAAGCCCAAAAAATTGTTGGAAAAATTAAGCCTGACTACTGCGTTCACCTGGCGGCCTATGCAAGGGTTTCTCTTGCAGAAAAAAATGCCCTTGAATGCTTTGAAACCAATGTTAAGGGCACTTGGAACGTGCTTGAAGCCTGCAGGAAAAATAAGGTGAAAGGATTTGTGCTTGCCTCAACCACTAAGGTTTACGGACAGCAAAAGGGAGAAATAATTTCAGAGGAAGCCTGCTTGAATCCGGCAAAGGTTTATGCAACCACAAAAGCCTGTGCTGAAACAATAACCAGAAACTATTTTTATGATTTTGGCATTCCAACTGTTTCACTGAGGAATTCAAATGTTTACGGCCCAAAAGACTATAACTTCAGCAGGCTTGTACCTGGAACAATAAAAAGCGTCCTTAAAAAAAAGAACCCCACAATAAACGGTGACGGAACAACCTTAAGGGATTTCATTTTCGCAAAAGACACAGCCGAAGCCTTTGCTTGCGCAATAGAAAAAATCCAAGAAATCGGAGGCCATTCATTCAATATTGCTTCAGGGAGCCAGCAGAAAATTATTGACATAACAAAAAAAATTATTGATTTAATGGGCTCAAAAGCTGAAATTGAATTCAACAGGAAAGCAGAAAAAGAGGAAACAGAAAAGAATGTCTCAATAAAAAAAGCAAAAAAAATTTTGGGCTGGAAGCCAAAGACACCGTTCGAAAAAGGAATAAGAGAAACAATAAAATGGTACGAAAAAAATCCCTAG
- the rfbB gene encoding dTDP-glucose 4,6-dehydratase yields MNYLVTGGAGFIGSHYIKFLLGYDPKAKIVNLDKLTYAGRLENLREIEKNPNYKFIKGDICDKETVSKAMDEAEIVVNFAAESHVDRSIENAADFIKTDVLGAYVLLEEAKKNKVKKFIQISTDEVYGSIEEGKFFEDKSVLMPRNPYSASKAGADRLAYSYHATYGLPVIITRSCNNYGSHQFPEKVIPLFITNLLKGKKVPLYGDGLNVRDWLYVKDNCEAIQLCIEKGENGEVYNISAGNEIKNIELTKTILEELEQGKEMIEYVKDRLGHDRRYSLDSNKIKRLGWKPKTEFQKGIRETIKWYKDNEWWWNPLVK; encoded by the coding sequence ATGAATTATCTGGTTACAGGCGGGGCAGGATTCATAGGAAGCCACTACATAAAATTCTTGCTGGGTTATGACCCGAAAGCAAAAATTGTGAATTTGGACAAGCTCACCTATGCAGGGCGCCTCGAAAATTTAAGGGAAATAGAAAAAAACCCCAATTACAAATTCATCAAAGGAGACATCTGCGACAAGGAAACAGTATCAAAAGCAATGGATGAAGCGGAAATTGTAGTGAATTTTGCGGCAGAAAGCCATGTGGACAGAAGCATTGAAAACGCTGCAGACTTCATTAAAACAGATGTACTAGGCGCATATGTCCTTCTTGAAGAGGCAAAAAAAAACAAAGTTAAGAAGTTCATTCAGATCTCAACAGATGAGGTTTACGGAAGCATTGAAGAGGGAAAATTTTTTGAGGACAAAAGCGTTTTGATGCCGCGCAACCCTTACTCCGCAAGCAAGGCAGGAGCAGACAGGCTTGCATACTCGTATCATGCTACGTACGGCCTGCCGGTGATAATTACAAGGTCATGCAATAATTACGGAAGCCACCAGTTCCCTGAAAAGGTCATTCCGTTATTTATAACGAACCTGCTGAAAGGAAAAAAAGTTCCATTGTACGGCGACGGCCTGAATGTAAGGGACTGGCTTTACGTCAAAGACAACTGCGAGGCAATACAATTATGTATAGAGAAAGGAGAAAATGGAGAGGTATACAATATCAGCGCAGGCAATGAAATAAAAAACATTGAATTAACAAAAACAATTCTTGAAGAGCTAGAACAAGGAAAAGAAATGATTGAATACGTGAAAGACAGGCTAGGCCACGACAGGAGATACTCACTGGACAGCAACAAAATAAAAAGGCTTGGATGGAAACCCAAAACAGAATTCCAGAAAGGAATAAGAGAAACAATAAAATGGTACAAGGACAATGAATGGTGGTGGAATCCGCTAGTAAAATAA